From one Rosa rugosa chromosome 4, drRosRugo1.1, whole genome shotgun sequence genomic stretch:
- the LOC133706940 gene encoding palmitoyl-monogalactosyldiacylglycerol delta-7 desaturase, chloroplastic-like: protein MSPAGVGITLSFHRNLAHKSFKLPKWLEYFFAYCAVHSLQGSPLEWVSSHRSHHQFTDTPSDPHTPLKGFWFSHIGWIFDFRKRFGSYDGRLYNVGDLKKQSYYKFLHYTYPYHCIACGVVLYRIGGMPYLVWALAVRTVFFLHVTFSINSICHIWGNQAWDTGDLSKNNWLFGLLAHGEGWHNNHHAFEYSARQGFEWWQIDITWYLIRFLEIVGLATDVKLPTELQKNRKALSNKASGMEQEGRFEAKVK, encoded by the exons ATGTCACCGGCCGGTGTGGGAATAACTCTATCTTTCCATAGAAATCTCGCCCACAAAAGCTTCAAGCTTCCCAAATGGCTCGAATACTTCTTCGCCTATTGCGCCGTTCATTCACTTCAG GGAAGTCCTCTTGAATGGGTTAGCTCGCACAGGAGTCACCACCAATTTACGGACACCCCGAGCGACCCTCATACCCCTCTTAAGGGTTTCTGGTTTAGTCACATTGGTTGGATCTTTGATTTTCGCAAACGTTTTGGAAGT TACGATGGACGGCTATACAATGTTGGAGATTTGAAAAAACAAAGCTACTATAAGTTTCTTCACTACACGTACCCTTATCACTGTATTGCTTGTGGAGTTGTACTCTATCGCATAGGAGGAATGCCCTATTTAGTTTGGGCACTG GCTGTGAGAACGGTATTTTTTCTCCATGTAACTTTTTCGATAAATTCTATTTGCCACATATGGGGAAACCAAGCATGGGATACTGGTGATTTGTCCAAAAATAACTG GTTATTTGGATTGCTAGCTCATGGAGAAGGTTGGCACAATAACCACCATGCTTTTGAGTATTCAGCTCGACAAGGTTTTGAGTGGTGGCAAATTGATATTACTTGGTATCTAATAAGGTTTCTTGAAATTGTTGGTTTGGCAACGGATGTTAAGCTCCCGACTGAGCTTCAGAAGAATCGAAAAGCTTTATCAAACAAAGCCAGTGGCATGGAGCAGGAGGGAAGGTTCGAAGCAAAAGTGAAATGA
- the LOC133706941 gene encoding uncharacterized protein LOC133706941 — translation MRIEISAGKTKQQCLGDGGNRSRFRRPPRRARQWASIYNIFNPDIFLLSRHLSLLQSVLRSVKTRKINRVYELSFFNKVRVSGIPEYLLFFGCDCRHLGDDLGNS, via the exons ATGAGGATAGAAATCTCTGCAGGCAAAACAAAACAACAGTGCTTAGGCGATGGAGGAAATCGTTCTAGGTTtcggcggccgcctaggcgggctCGGCAGTGGGCGTCGATTTATAATATTTTCAACCCAGacatatttcttctctctcGCCATCTGTCTCTCCTCCAATCTGTCCTTAGGTCGGTGAAGACTCGGAA GATTAACAGAGTCTATGAGTTGTCTTTCTTTAATAAG GTTAGAGTATCTGGTATCCCTGAGTATCTCCTATTTTTTGGCTGTGATTGTAGACATCTTGGAGATGACTTAG GTAATTCATAA